DNA sequence from the Tissierellales bacterium genome:
AGTGATCTTGAGCAAGTAGTTGCTGATACTGAAGATGAAGGATATGAAAAGATGGAAGAGCTTTTAGATAATGGAGATATTGATTGTGCTGTAACTATGCATTACAATTTTCCTATAGGCGTTTCCACTGTAGGTAGAGTAGTAACACCAGGGATAGGTAAAGAAATGACTTTAGCCACAACAACAGGAACTTCATCTTCTCATAGAGTTGAAGCAATGATTAAAAATGGTATCTATGGAATAATTACAGCAAAAGCTATGGGACTAGAAGAACCAACAGTTGGTATTCTAAATGTAGATGGAGCTGTGCAAGTAGAAAGAGCCTTTAGAGAATTAAATGATAATGGATATAACATAAACTTTGCTGAAACCATGAGAGCTGATGGTGGTATCATAATGAGAGGAAATGATTTATTAACTGGTACTCCAGATATTATGGTGACGGATACATTAACTGGTAATCTTTTAATGAAAGTATTTTCATCTTATACAACAGGTGGTAGCTATGAATCTTTAGGGTATGGCTATGGTCCTGGAATTGGTGAAGATTATGATAGGGTAATATTAATTTTATCTAGAGCAAGTGGAGTACCTGTAGTAGCCAATGCTATAGCCTATGGTGCAAACTTAGCCAAAGGTAATTTAAAATCTATTGCTAAAGAAGAATTTGAAAAGGTAAATAAGGCAGGATTAAAAGAAATATTAAAAGCATTAGATAAAGGAAGTAAAAAAACAAAAGTAGAGGAAGTTGAGGCACCACCAGCAGAGACAGTAACTGGAACAATTTCAGGTATAGATATTATGGAACTAGAAGATGCAGTACAAGTTTTATGGAAAAATAAAATATATGCAGAAAGTGGTATGGGTTGTACTGGGCCAGTTGTTATGGTAAATGAAGAAAGATTAGAAAAGGCAACCAATGTTCTTGTAAAAGAAGGTTATATTGCAAAAGAATCAAACATTTGTTAATATACTATAAGACTCCAAGGTTAACTTGGAGTCATTTTTGTAAAATAGTAATATAAATAAGGAGGAAAAAGGGGGATAAATGTAGAAATAGTTACTGGTGAAGTTGAGTTCACTTTAATAAAATAAAGGAGGAGTTTTAATTGATTAACAAAAAAAGAATATTATCATTATT
Encoded proteins:
- the grdD gene encoding glycine/sarcosine/betaine reductase complex component C subunit alpha; protein product: MVDKNVKGMVGKVFNDIAEGLETGQFGNKSRVGLTTLGSEHGVENLVKGAELAQERDNSIEVVLIGPKVDSDLEQVVADTEDEGYEKMEELLDNGDIDCAVTMHYNFPIGVSTVGRVVTPGIGKEMTLATTTGTSSSHRVEAMIKNGIYGIITAKAMGLEEPTVGILNVDGAVQVERAFRELNDNGYNINFAETMRADGGIIMRGNDLLTGTPDIMVTDTLTGNLLMKVFSSYTTGGSYESLGYGYGPGIGEDYDRVILILSRASGVPVVANAIAYGANLAKGNLKSIAKEEFEKVNKAGLKEILKALDKGSKKTKVEEVEAPPAETVTGTISGIDIMELEDAVQVLWKNKIYAESGMGCTGPVVMVNEERLEKATNVLVKEGYIAKESNIC